A genomic window from Prosthecobacter debontii includes:
- the pyrH gene encoding UMP kinase codes for MYDVSNPHYMGDHTGTRKFRRVLLKLSGEALREPGSTDNISPPIVEDIAAQIKAAHQTGLEIAVVVGGGNFWRGVSASNKGMERATADYMGMLATVMNSLALQSMLEAMDVPTRVQSAIEMKNVAEPFIRRVATRHLELGRVVIFAAGTGNPFFSTDTTAALRASEVGADCVFKATKVDGIYCSDPNKNPDAVRFDTISFHDCLTKQLKVMDATAFSLCMENNMPIIVFSMNEPDNIRRALVGESMGTLVNASGKDA; via the coding sequence ATGTATGACGTGTCAAATCCACACTACATGGGCGATCACACAGGCACACGGAAATTTAGGCGCGTTCTTCTCAAACTCAGCGGTGAGGCTCTTCGAGAGCCAGGCAGCACCGACAATATTTCACCTCCCATCGTGGAGGACATTGCGGCCCAGATCAAAGCCGCTCACCAGACCGGGCTGGAAATCGCCGTGGTCGTCGGCGGTGGTAACTTCTGGCGTGGCGTCAGTGCCAGCAACAAAGGCATGGAGCGCGCGACGGCGGACTACATGGGCATGCTGGCGACGGTGATGAACTCTCTGGCGCTTCAGTCCATGCTGGAGGCCATGGATGTGCCGACGCGTGTGCAGAGCGCCATTGAGATGAAAAACGTGGCGGAGCCCTTCATTCGCCGAGTGGCCACCCGTCACCTGGAACTCGGTCGCGTGGTGATCTTTGCCGCAGGCACAGGTAACCCCTTCTTCTCCACCGACACCACCGCCGCTTTGCGCGCCAGTGAAGTTGGTGCGGATTGTGTCTTCAAGGCCACCAAGGTGGACGGCATTTACTGCTCAGACCCGAACAAGAATCCTGATGCGGTCCGTTTTGATACCATCAGCTTCCACGACTGCCTGACCAAGCAGCTCAAAGTTATGGACGCCACGGCTTTCTCCCTCTGCATGGAGAACAACATGCCGATCATCGTCTTTAGCATGAACGAGCCGGACAATATCCGCCGCGCTCTCGTTGGCGAATCAATGGGCACCCTGGTGAATGCCTCGGGCAAGGATGCTTAG
- a CDS encoding YlbF family regulator — protein MNAAINPAIASKIEALCAAIAADAEVQEARDKAEAFLADEAAVSLYRDVMTLGRSLEQRHRSGAELEPAEVSRFEELQGQADAHEGIQSFMAAQDLLQDVANKVNGFVTKTLEKGRVPTHDEVFGQAGCGSGCGCH, from the coding sequence ATGAACGCTGCTATCAATCCCGCCATTGCCTCCAAAATCGAAGCTCTCTGCGCCGCCATCGCTGCGGATGCAGAAGTGCAGGAGGCTCGCGACAAAGCCGAAGCTTTTCTGGCCGATGAAGCGGCCGTTTCTCTCTATCGTGATGTGATGACCCTCGGCCGGAGCCTAGAGCAGCGTCACCGCAGTGGAGCGGAGTTGGAACCTGCTGAAGTCAGCCGCTTCGAGGAACTGCAAGGTCAAGCCGACGCTCATGAGGGCATCCAGAGCTTTATGGCCGCTCAGGATCTGCTGCAAGATGTGGCCAACAAAGTGAACGGCTTTGTGACCAAGACACTGGAAAAAGGCCGCGTGCCGACTCATGACGAAGTCTTTGGTCAGGCTGGCTGCGGCTCCGGCTGTGGCTGCCATTGA
- a CDS encoding ABC transporter ATP-binding protein: MPPIFEAQALRKVYHTGELDVVALHGVDIQFHSSELVVLLGASGSGKSTLLNILGGLDTPTSGQLRYKGWDLTGGDERTLTLFRRNCVGFVFQFYNLIPSLTARENVALITDISRDPMKPEEALALVNLEHRMDHFPSQLSGGEQQRVAIARAIAKKPEVLLCDEPTGALDVNTGIAVLDAVERINRELGTLTVIITHNADMAGMADRVLNLKDGQIVSSHRNEQRVPVSSLKW; the protein is encoded by the coding sequence ATGCCGCCGATCTTCGAGGCCCAAGCTCTGCGTAAGGTGTATCACACCGGTGAGCTGGACGTCGTGGCTCTGCATGGGGTGGATATTCAGTTTCATTCGAGTGAGTTGGTGGTTCTGCTGGGAGCTTCGGGTAGCGGCAAATCCACGCTGCTGAACATCCTCGGTGGACTCGATACACCAACGAGCGGGCAACTCCGCTACAAGGGCTGGGACCTCACGGGAGGGGATGAGCGCACCCTCACGCTGTTCCGGCGAAATTGTGTGGGGTTCGTGTTCCAATTTTATAACCTCATCCCCAGCCTCACGGCTCGGGAAAATGTGGCGCTGATCACCGACATCTCGCGGGATCCGATGAAACCGGAGGAGGCACTGGCGCTGGTGAATCTGGAGCACCGCATGGATCACTTTCCCAGCCAACTCAGCGGTGGGGAACAGCAACGTGTGGCCATCGCCCGTGCCATCGCCAAAAAACCTGAGGTGCTGCTTTGCGATGAGCCGACAGGAGCTCTCGATGTGAACACAGGCATCGCCGTGCTGGATGCGGTGGAGCGAATCAATCGTGAGTTAGGCACGCTCACGGTCATCATCACGCACAATGCGGATATGGCCGGAATGGCCGACCGTGTGCTGAATCTCAAAGATGGGCAGATCGTCAGCTCTCATCGCAATGAGCAGCGGGTGCCGGTAAGCAGCTTGAAGTGGTAA
- a CDS encoding bifunctional serine/threonine-protein kinase/formylglycine-generating enzyme family protein, which produces MTVAPVRTAPEIRDHETLRLIGRGAYGEVWMARSVTGALRAVKVVWREDYDHADSFEREFEAIKRYEPISRRHPGLVPILQVGRSDEQGFYYYVMELADDLATGRDIRPEDYKPHTLGLEMRRDKRIKADRCLKIGANVAEGLQYLHENKLIHRDVKPSNLIFIDGACRLADIGLVALLGQRSFVGTEGFVAPEGPGSPESDIFSLGMVLYEASTGKDRLDFPDIPSCTESGDKLAIWQRLHRVICTACAPKAKDRYNSAHEMTLDLRGQPLPSRRLVWYWAAAGMMTLTLAVGFGMWLAQRQGGLTLEVQKGTPMLTIKTEPEGAEVFAGEDTLGITPLTLNPEEGVPVIYQLRLPGHKQMEIEHIANRSRPAEYDLRLEATRLPQPGERWTNSLGIAFKPAQSGHISAQPIEIKYFKRFLEATGRSFEGKVVRASLTDTGKDASYFVVVPVGDAEAFRFWMTDTDRAAGVLSQEHHYEVEPFYYVESGSGSNEDMPEDRDSEGNLASEEKNWQAFHLRVERQTYGSVVIRTSPEKVRVFQYDEFLGYTPLELPRVRSGLVEYELREEGFSDVVLEGEVKPGALLELFSDMQTRQAVTFGREWKANGLGLRLVPLGEVMIAAVETRRRDYLEFAKATNARRPGNQDADGRGGTQPIVGIDRDEARAFCEWLTERERNAGLIGAKDRYRLPTDEEWSRAVGLPLERGSTPAERNGRIRGIYPWGFDWPPPPNVENLADIHAGRKANMEHFIPGYEDRFPQLAPVGAFAPNERGICALGGNVAEWVDTDFDSSSKTDPKTKKIMGTVRGGSWQTANPDELLSSVRVPMSVDSRRPTVGFRIVLERGK; this is translated from the coding sequence ATGACCGTCGCCCCTGTCCGCACCGCGCCAGAGATTCGTGACCATGAGACCCTACGTCTCATCGGACGCGGGGCCTACGGTGAGGTCTGGATGGCTCGCTCCGTGACGGGTGCCCTGCGAGCGGTCAAGGTGGTCTGGCGTGAGGACTATGATCATGCGGACTCCTTTGAGCGCGAGTTTGAGGCGATCAAACGTTACGAACCGATCTCCCGCCGCCATCCCGGGCTGGTGCCCATTCTTCAAGTCGGCCGCAGTGATGAGCAGGGTTTCTACTACTATGTCATGGAGTTGGCGGATGACCTCGCCACAGGCCGTGACATCCGCCCCGAGGACTACAAGCCGCACACGCTGGGGCTGGAGATGCGCCGGGACAAGCGGATCAAAGCCGACCGCTGCCTGAAGATCGGTGCCAATGTGGCCGAGGGCCTCCAGTATCTGCACGAGAACAAGCTCATCCACCGGGATGTAAAACCCTCCAACCTCATCTTCATCGATGGAGCTTGCCGCTTGGCCGATATCGGATTGGTGGCGCTACTCGGACAGCGCAGCTTCGTCGGCACGGAGGGATTTGTGGCGCCCGAAGGCCCGGGCTCACCCGAGTCAGATATTTTCTCGCTCGGCATGGTTTTGTATGAAGCCAGCACAGGCAAAGACCGCCTGGATTTCCCAGACATCCCCTCCTGCACGGAGAGTGGGGATAAGCTTGCCATCTGGCAGCGTCTGCATCGGGTCATCTGCACCGCTTGTGCGCCTAAGGCCAAGGACCGCTACAACAGCGCCCATGAGATGACTCTGGACCTGCGCGGCCAACCCCTGCCCTCGCGTCGGCTGGTGTGGTATTGGGCCGCGGCGGGCATGATGACGCTCACGCTCGCGGTAGGCTTCGGCATGTGGCTGGCCCAACGTCAGGGCGGCCTCACCCTGGAGGTGCAAAAAGGCACCCCGATGCTCACCATCAAGACCGAGCCTGAAGGGGCTGAGGTCTTCGCCGGAGAGGATACGCTGGGGATCACGCCTCTCACGCTCAACCCCGAGGAAGGCGTGCCGGTCATCTATCAGCTCCGCCTGCCCGGTCACAAGCAGATGGAGATTGAGCACATCGCCAATCGCTCCCGCCCGGCGGAATACGATCTGCGCCTTGAAGCCACTCGCCTCCCCCAGCCCGGTGAACGCTGGACCAATAGCCTCGGCATCGCTTTCAAACCCGCCCAGAGTGGCCACATCAGTGCCCAGCCCATCGAGATCAAATACTTCAAGCGCTTCCTCGAAGCCACCGGCCGCTCCTTTGAGGGCAAAGTCGTCCGCGCCTCTCTCACCGATACTGGCAAGGACGCCTCCTACTTCGTCGTCGTGCCGGTGGGAGATGCGGAAGCCTTCCGCTTTTGGATGACCGATACGGATCGTGCCGCCGGCGTGCTCAGCCAAGAGCATCACTATGAGGTGGAGCCCTTCTACTATGTGGAAAGCGGCAGCGGCAGTAACGAAGACATGCCGGAAGACCGAGATAGTGAAGGCAACCTCGCCAGTGAAGAGAAAAACTGGCAGGCCTTCCATCTGCGCGTGGAACGTCAGACCTACGGCAGCGTCGTCATCCGCACCTCCCCTGAAAAGGTGCGTGTGTTCCAATATGATGAGTTTCTCGGTTATACCCCCCTCGAGCTGCCCCGTGTGCGCAGTGGCCTGGTGGAGTATGAGCTGCGAGAAGAGGGCTTTTCCGATGTCGTCTTAGAGGGCGAGGTGAAGCCCGGTGCACTGCTGGAGCTGTTCTCCGACATGCAGACCCGCCAAGCCGTAACCTTCGGTCGTGAGTGGAAAGCCAATGGTCTGGGTTTGCGCCTCGTGCCGCTGGGTGAGGTCATGATTGCCGCCGTGGAAACCCGCCGCCGGGATTACCTGGAGTTTGCTAAAGCCACCAATGCCCGCCGTCCCGGCAATCAAGATGCCGATGGCCGTGGCGGCACCCAACCCATCGTGGGCATTGATCGAGATGAGGCACGCGCCTTCTGTGAATGGCTGACGGAAAGAGAGCGGAATGCCGGTCTGATCGGCGCTAAAGATCGTTATCGCCTCCCCACTGATGAAGAGTGGAGCCGTGCGGTTGGTCTGCCCCTGGAGCGTGGCAGCACACCAGCAGAGCGCAATGGCCGCATCCGCGGGATCTATCCCTGGGGCTTTGACTGGCCGCCTCCGCCAAATGTAGAAAACCTCGCCGACATTCACGCCGGACGTAAGGCGAACATGGAACACTTCATTCCCGGCTATGAAGATCGCTTCCCCCAACTCGCTCCCGTGGGGGCCTTCGCGCCTAATGAGCGCGGTATCTGTGCCCTCGGCGGTAACGTGGCCGAATGGGTGGACACCGATTTCGACAGCTCAAGCAAAACGGACCCCAAAACCAAAAAGATCATGGGCACCGTGCGCGGGGGTAGCTGGCAGACCGCCAATCCAGATGAGCTACTCTCCTCCGTGCGCGTTCCCATGTCCGTCGATTCACGTCGGCCCACAGTCGGTTTCCGGATTGTGCTGGAGCGGGGCAAGTAA
- a CDS encoding ATP-binding protein: MIPLRDAPIQQKLRVVLLLTTSLALVLMAGAVVTYEVLTFRRAVMTNTNVLAKVIGSISTSSLAFQNPGDAVEVLSVLSAEPQITAAALYDSQGKVFARFPEDAPDADIPTTPGRDGSFFGPDDLTLFQPVLEKGNRLGTIYMRANLSEMYSRLLTYGSLVLIVCIVAIVGSLAASTRLQQRISGPIGELAQTARAISEKQDYSVRATRHGLDEIGDFTDAFNQMLTRIEDGRAALSASEERLRLALEGSEMGTWDWNLLTHQITWDDFMFPLHGIEKKDWKGNPQGFFDLVHPEDRALIEQKMKEAIQSHKDVKLAFRIYGADGHLRHMATRGRVFLDSQGRPFRMSGVSMDVTQAKEIEEALQTAKNNAEAANRAKDEFLAILSHELRTPLTPVLATLAMLEESPDKPASFDAELEMIRRNVEVEARLIDDLLDITRIARGKLELYTRPVDLRGLLNHAVDNYLRGPAAQKNQQVRVNIEPANAWIQADASRITQVLWNLLQNACKFTPPEGSITIDLFTESGPTDSEKKTEVIIQVSDTGIGIEPQIQPLIFDAFEQGDPSRTRRFGGLGLGLAISRALVEMHGGKISASSPGPQKGATFTLKLPLINQVDEKATAPTIKEKGSDLPVDSLHILLVEDHVDSAQQLSRLLKRAGHRVTAASNLDQARQALQRESFDLLLSDLGLPDGSGHDLMREVMVHHPMPGIALSGYGMEEDFKESYAAGFSRHFTKPVNWPELKVAIQNLAPKEQGSTPLPEATNTH; encoded by the coding sequence ATGATTCCACTTCGCGACGCCCCCATCCAACAAAAGTTGCGGGTCGTCCTGCTCTTGACCACCAGCTTGGCGCTGGTGTTGATGGCAGGGGCCGTGGTGACGTATGAGGTTCTCACCTTTCGCCGCGCTGTCATGACGAATACCAATGTGCTGGCCAAGGTGATCGGCTCCATAAGCACCAGCTCGCTGGCCTTCCAAAATCCCGGTGATGCCGTGGAAGTTCTCAGCGTGCTCTCGGCGGAGCCTCAAATCACCGCCGCAGCCCTCTATGACAGTCAGGGAAAGGTCTTTGCACGTTTCCCTGAAGATGCCCCAGACGCCGATATACCGACGACACCTGGACGAGATGGCAGCTTTTTTGGACCTGATGATCTGACCCTTTTTCAACCCGTGCTCGAAAAAGGAAATAGGCTCGGAACCATCTACATGCGCGCCAATCTGAGTGAGATGTATTCCCGCCTGCTCACCTATGGGAGCCTCGTGCTCATCGTTTGTATTGTGGCGATTGTGGGCTCCCTCGCCGCATCCACTCGGCTCCAACAACGGATTTCGGGTCCCATCGGTGAACTGGCTCAGACAGCCCGTGCCATTTCAGAAAAGCAGGATTACTCCGTGCGAGCCACCCGCCATGGCCTGGATGAAATAGGTGATTTTACAGATGCTTTCAATCAGATGCTCACGCGGATCGAGGACGGGCGGGCAGCCCTGTCTGCAAGTGAAGAACGGTTACGCCTCGCTCTCGAAGGGTCTGAAATGGGCACGTGGGACTGGAATCTGCTCACCCATCAAATCACCTGGGATGATTTCATGTTTCCTCTCCACGGTATTGAGAAAAAAGACTGGAAAGGCAATCCTCAGGGTTTCTTTGACCTCGTGCATCCTGAGGACCGGGCACTGATCGAGCAAAAAATGAAGGAGGCCATTCAGAGCCATAAAGATGTGAAACTTGCTTTTCGCATCTATGGAGCGGATGGCCACCTGCGCCACATGGCGACTCGGGGACGCGTTTTCCTCGACTCTCAGGGCCGTCCTTTCCGCATGAGCGGCGTGAGCATGGACGTTACCCAAGCCAAGGAAATCGAAGAAGCACTTCAAACGGCGAAGAATAACGCGGAGGCGGCGAATCGGGCCAAGGATGAATTTTTAGCCATCCTCAGCCATGAATTACGCACCCCCTTGACGCCCGTGTTGGCCACCCTGGCCATGCTGGAAGAGTCTCCAGATAAACCGGCATCCTTTGACGCTGAATTGGAGATGATCCGGCGTAACGTGGAAGTCGAGGCTCGACTCATTGATGATCTTCTGGACATCACACGCATTGCTCGTGGTAAGCTTGAACTCTACACTCGCCCCGTGGACTTGCGAGGTCTGCTCAACCATGCCGTGGATAACTACCTCCGCGGCCCAGCAGCCCAGAAGAACCAACAGGTGAGGGTCAACATCGAACCTGCCAACGCATGGATTCAAGCCGATGCCTCACGCATCACTCAAGTGCTCTGGAATTTGCTTCAAAACGCCTGTAAATTCACTCCCCCTGAAGGCAGCATAACCATCGATCTGTTCACAGAAAGCGGGCCGACGGACTCTGAAAAGAAAACCGAAGTCATCATCCAGGTGAGCGATACCGGGATCGGAATCGAGCCACAGATCCAACCCTTGATTTTCGATGCCTTTGAACAGGGTGATCCCTCACGGACTCGCCGCTTTGGTGGTTTGGGCTTAGGTCTAGCCATCAGCAGGGCTCTCGTGGAGATGCATGGCGGCAAGATTTCGGCCAGCAGTCCAGGCCCGCAAAAAGGTGCGACATTCACACTCAAATTGCCCCTCATCAATCAGGTCGACGAAAAAGCCACTGCACCCACGATCAAAGAAAAAGGCTCCGACCTCCCTGTCGATAGCCTGCATATCTTACTGGTGGAAGATCATGTGGACAGTGCGCAACAACTGAGCCGTCTGCTTAAACGCGCGGGACATCGAGTCACCGCGGCCAGTAATTTGGATCAAGCGCGGCAAGCCTTGCAAAGAGAGTCCTTTGATCTCTTGCTCAGCGATTTGGGGCTCCCCGATGGCAGCGGCCATGACTTGATGCGCGAAGTCATGGTCCACCATCCCATGCCCGGGATTGCTCTCAGCGGCTACGGAATGGAAGAGGATTTCAAGGAAAGCTACGCGGCGGGATTCTCGCGCCATTTCACTAAACCGGTCAATTGGCCGGAACTCAAAGTCGCCATCCAAAATCTGGCTCCGAAAGAGCAAGGCTCAACTCCCCTGCCGGAGGCAACAAACACTCATTAA
- a CDS encoding DnaJ family domain-containing protein, giving the protein MSSLLLLAETRIQEALEAGEDQALVCRGKSLDLEAYFAAPSGLRSGFGLLKSAGVVPPEIEAMREVQMLKERLDQTQDPAKAAVLRKELQTREVELAMGLERMKRALKADASMRD; this is encoded by the coding sequence ATGTCCTCGCTCCTGCTTCTCGCTGAAACACGCATTCAAGAGGCCTTGGAAGCGGGCGAAGATCAGGCACTCGTGTGTCGAGGAAAGTCCCTGGATCTCGAGGCCTACTTTGCGGCCCCTTCAGGATTGCGCTCCGGTTTTGGTTTGCTCAAAAGCGCCGGTGTCGTGCCTCCGGAAATCGAGGCGATGCGGGAAGTCCAGATGCTCAAAGAGCGGTTGGATCAAACGCAAGACCCTGCTAAGGCTGCGGTTCTGCGGAAAGAATTGCAGACCCGCGAGGTTGAATTGGCCATGGGCTTGGAGCGCATGAAACGTGCATTGAAAGCGGATGCGTCGATGAGGGACTGA
- a CDS encoding YkgJ family cysteine cluster protein, whose product MSLPALDKPKPYYQCQRCGNCCRWPGDVNVTAREVTAIAEFIGMPEEEFIRDCTRLNISRTGLSIIDKPNGECLFLEGVNVCRIQSVKPMQCSGFPNVWNFPGWQDKCEAIEVSGD is encoded by the coding sequence ATGTCGCTTCCAGCCCTTGACAAACCCAAGCCCTATTACCAATGCCAGCGTTGTGGCAACTGCTGTCGCTGGCCCGGGGATGTGAATGTCACCGCGAGGGAGGTGACCGCCATCGCGGAGTTTATCGGCATGCCGGAGGAGGAGTTCATCCGTGACTGCACCCGTTTGAACATCAGCCGCACGGGACTCTCCATCATTGATAAGCCGAATGGCGAATGTCTTTTCCTTGAAGGCGTGAATGTCTGTCGCATTCAGTCGGTGAAGCCCATGCAGTGCTCCGGCTTCCCCAATGTCTGGAATTTTCCGGGTTGGCAGGACAAGTGTGAAGCGATTGAAGTGAGCGGTGACTAG
- a CDS encoding YfiR family protein, with amino-acid sequence MSPFEAHAESSEKREYALKAVFLYNFCQFIDWPSGSFAHDRAPIIIGVMGSNPFGGLLSETVHGELIRGRSIQLSPCQNPQDALKCHLLFISDEEMPKMTALLSVLANHSVVTVGESEAFLEQGGMIALPSVENKIKLKVNLPAVRAAKVEMSSKLLRVADIKR; translated from the coding sequence TTGTCCCCGTTCGAGGCTCACGCTGAGTCTTCTGAAAAGCGAGAGTATGCGCTCAAGGCGGTCTTCCTTTACAACTTCTGTCAGTTCATTGACTGGCCCTCCGGCAGCTTTGCCCATGATCGTGCCCCAATCATCATCGGCGTCATGGGTTCAAACCCCTTTGGCGGTCTCTTGAGCGAGACCGTGCATGGCGAACTGATACGAGGACGTTCCATTCAACTGAGCCCCTGTCAAAACCCCCAGGATGCGCTGAAATGCCATCTGCTCTTCATCAGCGATGAGGAAATGCCCAAAATGACGGCGTTGCTATCCGTGCTGGCCAACCACAGCGTCGTCACCGTGGGAGAGAGTGAAGCCTTTCTTGAGCAGGGCGGAATGATCGCGCTGCCCTCGGTGGAGAATAAAATCAAACTGAAGGTCAATCTACCGGCCGTGAGAGCTGCGAAGGTAGAAATGAGCTCCAAATTGCTGCGCGTGGCCGATATCAAACGCTGA
- a CDS encoding DUF4407 domain-containing protein — MSLLDRLERVFFWLSGASADNLEICPAWERRKYVAFGATVLVPCTFATIACAYAISTLTDNWLVIAPVSLVWAFIILTVDRALLATYRAYQNIFRKLMQFSLRIVVAALMGITISHPLTLLLFKDTINSAIENERQVEIEAMRKQATDQKALVEARIKPLEAEIATQREAWNSSFNAKFLDENGKPVEQPLTEDEKKAKAERDAKISDAVAPGKTRLEALDAEMAKLSADYQKIAAELNHWQTEFEKEVNGQRSGIVGLGPRAKSIQEDQLTWRRAESARLSGVLDTMTQNRVTLVAEIKAAEDGVNAALDAKAAEEAAKLKAEEARILALKQQVQQQQADAFVGQQNAIRETLKTQIDALLLQLKSLHEEIARLTIDEETRVTKLREEPRRDILTQTLALHDLFENGAEGGQFAFIAYLVLSALFMLVDTIPLVVKFFSKPGPYDTLVDCDEVKYDRERLAFLKSFDRYMKQLVESPFLHITQNRPLERALIEGVDRSRAAKAFLEHLMELEQAFQEKVRLERERLATTGGIANKAEMLEEMATAFYADLRQRMESFFHDDGRRTPLTARG, encoded by the coding sequence ATGTCTCTCCTCGACCGTTTGGAACGCGTCTTCTTCTGGCTCTCTGGAGCCTCTGCCGATAACCTTGAGATCTGCCCTGCTTGGGAAAGACGCAAGTATGTGGCCTTCGGAGCCACCGTGCTGGTGCCCTGCACCTTCGCCACCATTGCCTGTGCCTACGCCATTTCCACGCTCACGGATAACTGGCTGGTCATCGCTCCCGTCTCGCTGGTCTGGGCCTTCATCATCCTGACGGTGGACCGCGCCCTGCTAGCCACCTACCGAGCTTACCAGAATATCTTTCGCAAGCTGATGCAGTTCAGCCTGCGCATCGTGGTGGCAGCGCTTATGGGCATCACCATCTCGCACCCGCTGACGCTGTTGCTCTTCAAGGACACGATCAATTCCGCCATCGAAAACGAGCGGCAGGTGGAGATCGAGGCCATGCGCAAGCAGGCCACCGATCAAAAAGCCCTCGTCGAGGCGCGCATCAAACCGCTGGAAGCCGAAATCGCCACCCAGCGCGAAGCCTGGAACTCCAGCTTCAACGCGAAGTTCCTCGATGAAAATGGGAAGCCCGTCGAACAACCGCTGACCGAAGATGAAAAGAAGGCCAAGGCTGAACGCGATGCCAAAATCAGCGACGCGGTGGCCCCGGGCAAAACCCGACTGGAAGCTCTGGATGCCGAGATGGCCAAGCTAAGTGCCGACTACCAGAAAATCGCCGCTGAACTCAATCACTGGCAGACTGAGTTTGAAAAAGAAGTCAATGGTCAGCGCAGCGGTATCGTCGGTCTCGGCCCACGGGCGAAGAGCATTCAAGAAGATCAACTCACCTGGCGCCGGGCTGAATCAGCCCGTCTCAGCGGTGTGCTGGATACGATGACGCAAAACCGCGTCACTCTCGTTGCCGAGATCAAAGCCGCTGAAGATGGGGTCAACGCCGCCCTGGACGCCAAGGCCGCTGAAGAAGCCGCCAAACTCAAAGCGGAAGAGGCCCGCATTCTGGCTCTGAAGCAGCAGGTGCAGCAGCAACAGGCCGATGCCTTTGTCGGCCAGCAAAACGCCATTCGTGAAACACTCAAAACCCAGATCGATGCCCTGCTTCTCCAACTGAAAAGTCTGCATGAAGAGATCGCACGTCTCACGATTGATGAAGAAACGCGCGTCACCAAGCTGCGTGAGGAGCCCCGTCGCGATATCCTGACACAGACCCTAGCGCTTCACGATCTCTTTGAAAATGGAGCCGAGGGAGGGCAGTTCGCCTTCATCGCTTATCTCGTGCTCTCCGCCTTGTTCATGCTGGTGGATACCATTCCCCTAGTCGTGAAGTTTTTCTCCAAACCCGGCCCCTATGACACCCTCGTGGACTGCGATGAAGTGAAGTATGATCGTGAGCGACTCGCCTTCCTGAAAAGCTTTGATCGCTATATGAAGCAACTCGTCGAGAGTCCCTTCCTGCACATCACTCAAAACCGCCCGCTGGAACGAGCTCTCATCGAAGGTGTGGATCGCAGCCGCGCCGCCAAGGCCTTCCTCGAACACCTCATGGAACTGGAGCAAGCCTTCCAGGAAAAAGTGCGACTTGAGCGCGAACGCCTCGCCACGACCGGGGGCATCGCCAACAAGGCCGAGATGCTGGAGGAAATGGCCACCGCTTTCTATGCCGATCTGCGTCAGCGCATGGAGTCTTTCTTCCATGACGATGGCCGCCGCACGCCGCTGACGGCGCGGGGATGA
- a CDS encoding urease accessory UreF family protein produces MTRKDAGGWHIAGMIRLLQRMDDSQPRHGEGGASTSLPHSVTVLADADESAETALEDWSRGLDWVQWLFSSIRQRHSGLYFHAAGLPNTGLYPRATLSHQALAARWENFLQSELRGSLGSTLLQAWQAVQEQNLNRLIEQDAALDESLPPALRASSREAGERLLQGTRGARYQGLLGRYRALKEEGKTPGHFFLVWAAVAHFFQLSLTNVIAEYIRLEWELAARQVNPQAAPLPLEKITRLTSQLMHSGTPGLRLLSDADAQDTEMKEA; encoded by the coding sequence ATGACTCGCAAGGATGCTGGAGGCTGGCATATTGCTGGAATGATCCGGCTCTTGCAACGTATGGATGACAGCCAGCCCCGACATGGGGAAGGCGGTGCCTCCACGTCGCTCCCCCACAGCGTCACGGTGTTAGCTGATGCCGATGAATCTGCCGAAACTGCGCTGGAAGATTGGTCGCGGGGACTGGACTGGGTGCAGTGGCTCTTCTCCAGCATCCGACAGAGACACAGCGGCCTTTACTTTCATGCCGCCGGGCTGCCAAACACGGGTCTTTATCCGCGTGCCACACTCAGTCATCAGGCCCTGGCCGCCCGCTGGGAAAACTTCCTGCAGAGTGAGTTGCGCGGCTCTCTCGGCAGTACGCTCCTTCAGGCTTGGCAGGCTGTCCAAGAGCAGAATCTCAACCGTCTTATCGAGCAGGACGCCGCTCTGGATGAATCCCTGCCTCCCGCTCTCCGCGCCAGCAGCCGGGAAGCGGGTGAACGCCTCCTGCAAGGAACTCGTGGTGCCCGCTATCAGGGTCTGCTCGGTCGCTACCGTGCCCTGAAAGAAGAAGGCAAAACCCCGGGGCATTTCTTCCTCGTCTGGGCTGCTGTAGCCCATTTTTTCCAACTCAGCCTGACCAACGTCATCGCGGAATACATCCGCCTGGAATGGGAACTCGCCGCGCGTCAGGTCAATCCGCAAGCAGCTCCCCTGCCGCTGGAGAAAATCACCCGCCTGACCAGCCAACTCATGCACAGTGGCACCCCAGGCCTACGCCTGCTAAGCGACGCTGATGCGCAAGACACTGAGATGAAGGAAGCCTAA